A single region of the Polymorphum gilvum SL003B-26A1 genome encodes:
- a CDS encoding YgaP family membrane protein: MTTNMGSLDRILRLVVGIALVLFALFGSSDIAWKWVGWIGVVPIVTAAIGWCPAYTILGIKTCKSA, from the coding sequence ATGACCACCAACATGGGCTCGCTCGACCGCATCCTGCGGCTCGTCGTGGGCATCGCCCTGGTTCTGTTCGCGCTGTTTGGATCCTCGGACATTGCCTGGAAATGGGTCGGCTGGATCGGCGTCGTGCCGATCGTCACCGCCGCGATCGGCTGGTGCCCGGCCTACACGATCCTCGGCATCAAGACCTGCAAGTCGGCCTGA
- a CDS encoding S9 family peptidase, with the protein MTKTVLPPRAVRRPVTHEIHGVTRTDDYAWLRADNWQEVMRDGRAALADDIEAYLDAENAYLDHVMAPTAALQERLFTEMKGRIKEDDSSVPSPDGPYAYGLRYVAGGQHPKLTRTPRDGGAEEILVDGDQEAEGKAYFRLGGAEHSPDHKRLAWAFDDKGSEFYALLIRDLETGKDLDHRIEDTAGGGVFSADGRYLFYVRLDASHRPSKLFRHEVGTDPAGDVLVFEERDPGFFMGVGKTQSGSHIVIDIHDHETSEVWTIPAGDPLAEPALIAARETAQQYSVEENGGTFYILTNAGDAEDFKIVTAPVESPGRGHWHDLVPHVPGRLILSHTLYKDFMIRLEREDGLPRIVIRRLVDNIEHAIAFDEEAYSLGLSDGYEFDTSTIRFTYSSMTTPSRVYDYDVETRKRMLRKEQEVPSGHDPAAYVTRRLQAPARDGETVPVSILYRRDTPLDGSAPCLLYGYGSYGIAIPAAFSTNALSLVDRGFVYAIAHIRGGKEKGYRWYKDGRREKKVNTFTDFIAAAEHLVAEGFTRHDRIVAHGGSAGGMLVGAVANMAPDRFAGIIGEVPFVDVLNTMLDDTLPLTPPEWPEWGNPGASPAAFRTIASYSPYDNVAPQAYPAILAVGGLTDPRVTYWEPAKWVAKLRATKTCDNPLLLKTNMDAGHGGASGRFDRLKEVALVQAFALMVTGRT; encoded by the coding sequence ATGACCAAGACCGTCCTTCCCCCCCGCGCCGTGCGGCGCCCCGTCACCCACGAGATCCACGGCGTCACCCGCACCGACGACTACGCCTGGCTGCGGGCCGACAACTGGCAGGAGGTGATGCGCGACGGCCGTGCCGCGCTCGCCGACGACATCGAGGCCTATCTCGACGCCGAGAACGCCTATCTCGACCATGTCATGGCACCGACCGCCGCGCTGCAGGAGCGACTGTTTACCGAGATGAAGGGGCGCATCAAGGAGGACGACAGTTCCGTTCCCTCGCCTGACGGGCCCTATGCCTACGGCCTGCGCTACGTCGCCGGCGGCCAGCACCCGAAGCTGACGCGCACGCCGCGCGACGGCGGCGCGGAGGAAATCCTCGTCGACGGCGACCAAGAGGCCGAGGGCAAGGCCTATTTCCGCCTCGGTGGCGCCGAGCACTCGCCCGACCACAAGCGGCTTGCCTGGGCCTTCGACGACAAGGGCTCCGAATTCTATGCCCTGCTGATCCGCGACCTGGAGACGGGCAAGGACCTCGACCATCGGATCGAGGACACCGCCGGCGGCGGGGTCTTCTCCGCTGACGGGCGCTACCTGTTCTACGTCCGCCTCGATGCCAGCCACCGGCCGTCGAAACTGTTCCGCCACGAGGTCGGCACCGATCCGGCCGGCGACGTGCTGGTGTTCGAGGAGCGCGACCCGGGCTTCTTCATGGGCGTCGGCAAGACCCAGTCCGGCAGCCACATCGTCATCGACATCCATGACCACGAGACGTCCGAGGTCTGGACCATCCCGGCCGGCGATCCGCTCGCCGAGCCGGCACTCATCGCCGCGCGCGAAACCGCGCAGCAGTATTCGGTCGAGGAGAACGGCGGCACCTTCTATATCCTGACCAACGCCGGCGACGCCGAGGACTTCAAGATCGTCACCGCGCCGGTAGAAAGCCCCGGCCGCGGGCACTGGCACGACCTTGTCCCGCATGTGCCCGGGCGGCTGATCCTGTCGCACACGCTCTACAAGGATTTCATGATCCGCCTGGAGCGCGAGGACGGGCTGCCGCGCATCGTCATCCGTCGCCTGGTGGACAACATCGAGCACGCCATCGCCTTCGACGAGGAGGCCTATTCGCTCGGCCTGTCCGACGGCTACGAGTTCGACACAAGCACCATCCGCTTCACCTATTCGTCCATGACCACGCCCTCGCGCGTCTACGACTACGACGTGGAAACCCGCAAGCGCATGCTGCGCAAGGAGCAGGAGGTGCCGTCCGGCCACGACCCGGCCGCCTATGTCACCCGCCGCCTGCAGGCGCCGGCGCGCGACGGTGAGACCGTGCCGGTCTCGATCCTCTATCGCAGGGACACGCCGCTGGACGGTTCGGCGCCGTGCCTGCTCTACGGCTACGGCTCCTACGGCATCGCCATTCCGGCGGCCTTCTCGACCAATGCGCTGTCGCTGGTCGACCGCGGCTTCGTTTATGCCATTGCCCATATCCGCGGCGGCAAGGAGAAGGGCTACCGCTGGTACAAGGACGGCCGACGCGAGAAGAAGGTGAACACCTTCACCGATTTCATCGCCGCCGCCGAGCATCTGGTTGCCGAGGGCTTCACGCGCCACGACCGCATCGTCGCCCACGGCGGTTCGGCCGGCGGCATGCTGGTCGGCGCGGTCGCCAACATGGCGCCGGACAGGTTCGCCGGCATCATCGGCGAGGTGCCGTTCGTCGACGTGCTCAACACCATGCTCGACGACACCCTGCCACTGACGCCGCCGGAATGGCCCGAATGGGGCAATCCGGGCGCCAGCCCTGCGGCGTTCAGGACCATCGCGTCCTATTCGCCCTACGACAACGTCGCGCCCCAGGCCTATCCCGCCATTCTCGCCGTCGGCGGCCTGACCGATCCCCGTGTGACCTACTGGGAGCCGGCCAAGTGGGTGGCGAAGCTGCGCGCCACCAAGACCTGCGACAACCCTCTGCTGCTCAAGACCAACATGGACGCCGGTCACGGCGGCGCCTCCGGCCGCTTCGACCGCCTGAAGGAAGTCGCCCTCGTCCAGGCCTTCGCGCTGATGGTGACGGGACGGACATGA
- a CDS encoding c-type cytochrome has protein sequence MRKTIFAGAVLALSAPAVLAAGDPVAVRKATMQSVGAAAAVSGAMMKGELAYSPAVGKAAIATMNAAALSFGAFFPEGSDLDGDTTAAPKIWEDMAGFEATLAKFAEVTGAAAAAAGKDGPADLDAFKAAMGPVMASCKTCHETYRVQR, from the coding sequence ATGCGAAAGACCATTTTTGCCGGCGCGGTGCTCGCGCTGTCGGCGCCCGCTGTTCTGGCTGCCGGCGACCCGGTTGCGGTGCGCAAGGCGACCATGCAGTCGGTCGGCGCGGCGGCCGCAGTGTCGGGTGCGATGATGAAGGGCGAACTCGCCTATTCGCCAGCGGTCGGCAAGGCGGCGATCGCGACCATGAATGCCGCGGCTCTGTCGTTCGGTGCCTTCTTCCCCGAAGGGTCGGACCTCGACGGCGACACCACCGCGGCGCCGAAGATCTGGGAGGACATGGCCGGGTTCGAGGCAACGCTTGCCAAGTTCGCCGAAGTCACCGGGGCGGCGGCGGCAGCCGCCGGCAAGGACGGTCCCGCGGACCTCGACGCCTTCAAGGCTGCGATGGGCCCCGTGATGGCGAGCTGCAAGACCTGCCACGAAACCTATCGCGTCCAGCGCTAG
- a CDS encoding superoxide dismutase: protein MSFQLPDLPYAYDALGPYMSAETLEYHHDKHHLAYVSNGNNLLKDSGLEGKSVEEVVKESFGKNPGLFNNAGQHYNHIHFWKWMKPNGGGTKLPGALASKIDSDLGGYDKFRADFINAGITQFGSGWAWLALKDGKLAIMKTPNGENPLVHGAAPLLGVDVWEHSYYIDYRNLRPKYLEAFVDNLVNWDYVLEMYEAAA from the coding sequence ATGTCTTTTCAATTGCCGGACCTGCCCTACGCCTATGACGCGCTCGGCCCTTACATGTCGGCGGAAACGCTGGAGTATCACCACGACAAGCATCACTTGGCCTATGTCAGCAACGGCAATAACCTGCTGAAGGACAGTGGCCTGGAGGGCAAGTCGGTCGAGGAGGTGGTCAAGGAGAGCTTCGGCAAGAACCCGGGTCTCTTCAACAATGCCGGTCAGCACTACAACCACATCCATTTCTGGAAGTGGATGAAGCCGAACGGCGGCGGCACCAAGCTTCCGGGCGCGCTCGCCTCGAAGATCGACAGCGATCTCGGCGGCTACGACAAGTTCCGCGCCGACTTCATCAACGCCGGCATCACGCAGTTCGGCTCCGGTTGGGCCTGGCTGGCGCTCAAGGACGGCAAGCTGGCGATCATGAAGACCCCGAACGGCGAGAACCCGCTGGTCCATGGCGCCGCGCCGCTGCTCGGCGTCGACGTGTGGGAGCACTCCTACTACATCGACTACCGCAACCTGCGGCCGAAGTACCTGGAAGCCTTCGTCGACAACCTGGTCAACTGGGACTACGTCCTGGAGATGTACGAAGCGGCCGCGTGA
- a CDS encoding Crp/Fnr family transcriptional regulator yields the protein MAGSSDADVFERLGLAELPQQQRDGLARTMRQVALAAGTTVFSPGEACAGWILVEEGSVRVFLTADTGREILLYRVGPGESCVLTTACLFGEEVYAATGIAETDTRALLIPAPTVLSLIESSTGFRRLVFRGFGHRITDILATLEDTVFHPLEARLAKFLLARADAGGVVVATQAEIAAELGSAREVVARQLGRMTGEGLVERERGRIRLLRPDLLACRAEAAGR from the coding sequence ATGGCCGGATCGTCGGACGCGGATGTCTTCGAGCGGCTCGGGCTGGCGGAGCTTCCGCAACAGCAGAGAGACGGGCTGGCGCGGACGATGCGCCAGGTCGCCCTCGCGGCGGGGACGACCGTGTTTTCCCCCGGCGAGGCCTGCGCCGGCTGGATCCTGGTCGAGGAGGGCTCGGTACGGGTGTTCCTGACCGCCGACACCGGTCGCGAGATCCTGCTCTACCGGGTCGGACCGGGCGAGAGCTGCGTGCTGACGACCGCCTGCCTGTTCGGCGAGGAGGTCTATGCGGCGACAGGCATCGCCGAGACCGACACGCGCGCGCTGCTCATCCCGGCGCCAACCGTGCTGAGCCTGATCGAGTCCTCCACAGGCTTCCGCCGCCTGGTCTTTCGCGGCTTCGGCCACCGCATCACCGACATCCTGGCGACGCTCGAAGACACGGTGTTCCACCCGCTGGAGGCGCGCCTGGCCAAGTTCCTGCTGGCGCGGGCGGATGCCGGCGGCGTGGTGGTGGCGACCCAGGCGGAGATCGCGGCGGAACTCGGCTCGGCGCGCGAGGTGGTCGCCCGCCAGCTCGGCCGGATGACCGGTGAGGGACTGGTCGAGCGCGAGCGCGGCCGTATCCGGCTGTTGCGTCCGGATCTGCTGGCGTGTCGCGCGGAAGCGGCGGGCCGATGA
- a CDS encoding cytochrome c produces the protein MRALLALILAAVLVAVWGVRIVTAPRPLPAEVLAALPEGDAAAGERIFWAGGCASCHAAPGAKGDDKLLLGGGLRLASPFGTFVAPNVSPHPADGIGAWSVADFANAMLTGTSPAGEHYYPAFPYTSYARMTAGDVADLFVFMKTLPAVAGVAPDHELSFPFTVRRGLGLWKRLHLDPEPVVALAGASELERRGQYLVEGPGHCGECHSPRNLIGGTDTARWLAGAPAATGEGFVPNITGGPGGIGGWSAADIAYYLESGFTPDYDSVGGEMVAVQENMARLPDEDRQAIAAYLKAVPAMAAAR, from the coding sequence GTGCGCGCGCTGCTCGCCCTCATCCTTGCCGCGGTCCTCGTCGCGGTGTGGGGCGTGAGGATCGTAACGGCACCCCGGCCGCTGCCGGCCGAGGTGCTGGCCGCACTGCCCGAAGGCGACGCGGCTGCCGGCGAGCGCATCTTCTGGGCCGGCGGCTGTGCGTCCTGTCATGCCGCTCCAGGCGCCAAGGGCGACGACAAACTGCTGCTCGGCGGCGGCCTGCGGCTGGCGTCGCCGTTCGGAACCTTCGTGGCCCCCAACGTCTCCCCACATCCGGCCGACGGCATCGGGGCGTGGTCGGTCGCGGATTTCGCCAACGCCATGCTGACCGGCACTTCGCCTGCCGGCGAACACTATTACCCGGCGTTTCCCTACACCTCCTACGCCCGCATGACGGCCGGGGACGTGGCCGACCTGTTCGTCTTCATGAAGACCCTGCCCGCGGTGGCCGGCGTCGCGCCGGATCACGAGCTGTCGTTCCCCTTCACCGTCCGGCGCGGCCTCGGGCTGTGGAAGCGGCTCCATCTCGACCCTGAGCCCGTGGTGGCGCTTGCCGGGGCCTCGGAGCTGGAGCGGCGCGGGCAGTATCTGGTCGAGGGGCCGGGCCATTGCGGCGAATGCCACAGCCCGCGCAACCTGATCGGCGGGACGGACACGGCGCGCTGGCTGGCCGGCGCGCCTGCGGCGACCGGCGAGGGCTTCGTGCCCAACATCACCGGCGGGCCGGGCGGCATCGGCGGCTGGAGCGCGGCCGACATCGCCTACTATCTGGAGAGCGGCTTCACACCCGACTACGATTCGGTCGGCGGCGAGATGGTGGCGGTGCAGGAGAACATGGCCCGCCTGCCGGACGAGGACCGCCAGGCGATCGCGGCCTATCTGAAGGCCGTACCGGCGATGGCGGCCGCCCGCTGA
- a CDS encoding thermonuclease family protein yields MLLILGRFEARRQLLRRVVAALACATCVILVPLAGAPADGRLRVIDGDTLVLDGERLRLEGIDAPELGQTCLDASGRSWPCGAAAARHLRELAAAGPVSCTGTERDAYGRLLATCRAGERTLNRAMVVDGYAFAFTRYSHSYEADEATARRARAGLWAGTAERPWDYRSRKWAGAQQTAPGDCRIKGNISERGRIYHMPWSSSYARTRIDPARGERWFCSEAEALAAGWRPPS; encoded by the coding sequence ATGTTGCTGATTCTTGGACGGTTTGAAGCGCGCCGCCAGCTGCTCCGGCGGGTCGTCGCGGCCCTTGCCTGCGCCACTTGCGTCATCCTCGTGCCGCTTGCCGGCGCCCCGGCCGACGGCCGGCTGCGCGTGATCGACGGCGACACGCTGGTCCTCGACGGCGAGCGGCTGCGTCTGGAAGGCATCGATGCCCCGGAACTGGGCCAAACCTGCCTCGACGCTTCCGGCCGGTCCTGGCCGTGCGGCGCGGCGGCGGCCCGTCACCTGCGCGAACTGGCCGCAGCCGGTCCCGTCTCCTGCACGGGAACGGAGCGCGACGCCTACGGCCGGCTGCTCGCCACCTGCCGTGCCGGCGAACGCACCCTCAACCGCGCCATGGTCGTCGACGGCTATGCCTTCGCCTTCACCCGCTATTCCCACTCCTACGAGGCCGACGAGGCGACCGCCCGGCGCGCGCGGGCCGGCTTGTGGGCGGGCACGGCCGAGCGGCCCTGGGACTACCGCAGCCGCAAGTGGGCGGGCGCGCAGCAGACGGCTCCCGGCGACTGCCGGATCAAGGGCAACATTTCCGAACGCGGGCGGATCTACCACATGCCGTGGTCGTCGTCCTACGCCCGGACGCGGATCGACCCGGCGCGGGGCGAACGCTGGTTCTGCAGCGAGGCGGAGGCGCTCGCCGCCGGCTGGCGGCCGCCCTCCTGA
- a CDS encoding winged helix-turn-helix transcriptional regulator has protein sequence MRDRNEAGDGGRGGRKTGDGRSDESEGGFALALSDLVRRGELFSVDCPSRDILKHLTSRWGVLVLIALLEGPHRFSALRRRVGGVSEKMLAQTLQVLEADGFVDRTSYPVVPPHVDYALTPLGQEAAHSVRIFADWIELNVGRILAERERRRHKVAD, from the coding sequence GTGCGCGATCGCAACGAGGCGGGCGATGGAGGCAGGGGGGGCAGGAAAACCGGCGACGGGCGTTCGGACGAGAGCGAAGGCGGCTTTGCCCTCGCCCTGTCGGATCTCGTGCGGCGCGGCGAACTGTTCAGCGTCGACTGCCCCTCGCGCGACATCCTGAAGCACCTAACCAGCCGCTGGGGCGTGCTGGTGCTGATCGCGCTGCTGGAGGGACCGCACCGCTTCTCGGCGCTGCGGCGTAGGGTCGGCGGGGTCAGCGAGAAGATGCTGGCCCAGACGCTGCAGGTGCTGGAGGCGGACGGATTCGTGGACCGCACCTCTTATCCGGTGGTGCCGCCGCATGTGGACTACGCTCTGACGCCATTGGGTCAGGAGGCCGCGCACAGCGTGCGGATCTTCGCCGACTGGATCGAACTCAACGTCGGGCGGATCCTGGCCGAGCGCGAGCGCCGCCGGCACAAGGTGGCGGACTAG
- a CDS encoding MFS transporter encodes MPTSLSVTDAHAPDGPYSWFRLAVSILLSTLGGVGMWSVVVVLPAVQADYGVDRSDASIPYTLTMIGFAAGNLLIGRWVDRFGIVLPVIGSALALGAGFSLAALSVDIWTFALAQGVLIGIGTAATFGPLLADVSHWFVRRRGIAVAAAASGNYLAGALWPSVIKWGLEVSDWRGTYFLIATICVLAMVPLALLLRTRAVPESDAALAARGGYARPAAAETGLSPKVLQSLLVLAGLGCCVAMSMPQVHIVAYCADLGYGVARGADMLALMVGGGIVSRLVSGVLADRIGGVRTLLIGSVLQCAALFLYIPFDGLTSLYIVSLIFGLSQGGIVPSYAVIVREYLPAREAGQRIGLVIMATIVGMALGGWMSGWIYDLTGSYQAAFLNGIAWNLMNIAVMVFLLLRSGRRSPAVA; translated from the coding sequence TTGCCGACCTCTCTGTCCGTCACCGACGCCCATGCCCCGGATGGGCCCTATTCGTGGTTCCGCCTCGCCGTCTCCATCCTGCTGTCGACGCTCGGCGGCGTTGGCATGTGGAGCGTGGTCGTGGTGCTGCCTGCGGTCCAGGCCGACTACGGCGTCGACCGCTCCGACGCCTCGATCCCCTACACGCTGACCATGATCGGCTTCGCCGCGGGCAACCTGCTGATCGGCCGCTGGGTTGACCGCTTCGGCATCGTGCTGCCGGTGATCGGCTCGGCGCTGGCGCTCGGCGCCGGCTTTTCCCTTGCCGCCCTGTCGGTCGACATCTGGACCTTCGCGCTGGCCCAGGGCGTGCTGATCGGCATCGGCACGGCGGCCACCTTCGGCCCGCTGCTCGCCGATGTCTCGCACTGGTTCGTGCGCCGGCGCGGCATCGCTGTTGCCGCCGCAGCCAGCGGCAACTACCTCGCCGGTGCGCTATGGCCGAGCGTCATTAAGTGGGGCCTCGAGGTGTCCGACTGGCGCGGCACGTATTTTCTCATCGCCACCATCTGCGTCCTCGCCATGGTGCCTCTGGCGCTGCTCCTGCGCACCCGCGCCGTGCCGGAAAGCGATGCCGCACTCGCCGCACGCGGCGGCTATGCCCGGCCGGCCGCGGCCGAAACCGGCCTGTCGCCGAAGGTCTTGCAGAGTCTGCTGGTGCTCGCCGGCCTCGGCTGCTGCGTGGCCATGTCGATGCCGCAGGTCCATATCGTCGCCTATTGCGCCGACCTCGGTTATGGCGTCGCGCGCGGCGCCGACATGCTGGCGCTGATGGTCGGCGGCGGCATCGTCAGCCGCCTCGTCTCCGGCGTGCTCGCCGACCGCATCGGCGGCGTGCGCACCCTGCTGATCGGTTCGGTGCTGCAATGCGCGGCGCTGTTCCTCTACATCCCCTTCGACGGACTGACCTCGCTCTATATCGTGTCGCTGATCTTCGGCCTGTCGCAGGGCGGCATCGTGCCGAGCTACGCAGTCATCGTGCGCGAGTACCTGCCGGCCAGGGAAGCCGGCCAGCGCATCGGCCTGGTCATCATGGCGACCATCGTCGGCATGGCCCTCGGCGGCTGGATGTCGGGCTGGATCTACGATCTCACCGGCTCCTACCAGGCCGCGTTCCTGAACGGCATCGCCTGGAACCTGATGAACATCGCCGTCATGGTGTTCCTGCTGCTGCGAAGCGGTCGCCGGTCCCCGGCGGTGGCGTGA
- a CDS encoding SDR family oxidoreductase: MIAVTGANGQLGRLVLKHLAGRLPGMVRALVRTPARAADLASDAVEIAEADYDRPRTLVPALAGVERLLLVSGSEIGRRVPQHAAVITAAKTAGVRFIAYTSLLNAPTSTLALAREHVETEALLAGSGIAHALLRNGWYIENYDATIASALTHGAVVGASGDGRISTAGRDDYAVAAATVLAGDDLSTRALELAGDTAFSLADLAAELSRRTGRMIPFTNLAEADYAALLVSSGLPKPFAEILADSDRGAARGDLFSDSTTLSTLIGRPTKTLADHIAGTLSR; the protein is encoded by the coding sequence ATGATCGCAGTCACCGGAGCCAATGGCCAGCTCGGCCGCCTCGTCCTCAAGCACCTCGCCGGGCGGCTCCCCGGCATGGTCCGCGCGCTCGTGCGCACCCCAGCCAGGGCGGCGGACCTTGCCTCGGACGCCGTCGAGATCGCCGAAGCCGATTACGACCGGCCGCGGACGCTCGTCCCGGCCCTGGCCGGCGTCGAGCGCCTGCTGCTCGTCTCCGGCTCCGAGATCGGCCGCCGCGTGCCCCAGCACGCGGCCGTGATCACGGCCGCGAAGACCGCCGGCGTCCGCTTCATCGCCTACACCAGTCTGCTCAACGCGCCGACCTCGACGCTGGCCCTCGCCAGGGAGCATGTCGAGACCGAGGCCCTGCTCGCCGGCTCGGGTATCGCCCACGCCCTGCTGCGCAACGGCTGGTACATCGAGAACTACGACGCGACGATCGCTTCCGCCCTCACCCATGGCGCGGTGGTGGGGGCGAGCGGCGACGGGCGGATCTCAACGGCCGGCCGCGACGACTATGCGGTGGCCGCCGCCACGGTCCTTGCCGGCGACGACCTGTCGACCCGCGCGCTGGAGCTCGCCGGCGACACCGCCTTCAGCCTCGCCGATCTCGCGGCCGAACTGTCGCGCCGGACCGGGCGGATGATCCCGTTCACCAACCTCGCCGAGGCGGACTATGCCGCACTGCTGGTCTCGTCCGGCCTGCCGAAGCCCTTTGCCGAGATCCTCGCCGATTCCGACCGCGGTGCTGCCCGCGGCGACCTCTTCAGCGACAGCACCACGCTGTCGACGCTGATCGGCCGGCCGACGAAGACCCTGGCCGACCACATCGCCGGCACCCTGTCGCGCTGA